The following are encoded together in the Solenopsis invicta isolate M01_SB chromosome 14, UNIL_Sinv_3.0, whole genome shotgun sequence genome:
- the LOC105196207 gene encoding polymerase delta-interacting protein 2 encodes MEFVWNLVGRNLKRSLLKAPVTRLQHVRCIRLAEVGKLETPKLQGKYDTGQLILHRVFGYRGVILFPWLARVYDRDISNKKDEKDNSNFNSVSEKEVKGRTHTFYQVLIDQRDCPYIRAQTEAVTFLGNHESSRSLYAIPGLDYVAHEDVLPYTTNEKAALQHELFDKFLTYHSDKEPCFVAQETLRTWQKKNHPWLELSDVHKETTENIRITVIPFYMGCRESQTTSVYWWRYCIRLENLGELSVQLRERHWRIFSLSGTLETVRGRGVVGQEPVLSKALPAFQYSSHVSLQAPSGHMWGTFRMEREDGYAFDCRIPPFSLESKAEPSTPNVEI; translated from the exons ATTGGCAGAAGTTGGTAAACTGGAAACACCAAAGTTACAGGGAAAATACGACACAGgtcaattaattttacacagAGTCTTTGGTTACCGAGGTGTGATTCTTTTTCCATGGTTGGCAAGAGTATATGACAGAGATATATCTAATAAGAAGGATGA GAAAGATAACAGCAATTTTAACAGTGTCAGTGAGAAGGAAGTAAAAGGCAGGACCCATACTTTCTATCAAGTTTTAATTGATCAACGCGATTGTCCTTACATA CGTGCACAAACAGAGGCAGTTACTTTCCTGGGCAACCATGAGAGCAGTCGTAGCTTGTATGCTATCCCTGGGTTAGATTATGTTGCTCACGAGGACGTTCTGCCATATACCACGAACGAGAAAGCAGCGCTGCAACatgaattatttgataaatttctgACCTATCATTCGGACAAAGAACCATGCTTTGTGGCACAGGAAACTCTTCGCACATGGCAGAAAAAGAATCATCCGTGGCTCGAGTTATCAGATGTACACAAGGAAACAACCGAGAATATTCGCATCACTGTTATACCATTCTACATGGGTTGCAGGGAAAGTCAGACCACTTCTGTATACTGG TGGCGTTATTGCATCCGACTAGAAAATTTGGGTGAATTAAGCGTGCAGTTGCGCGAAAGGCACTGGAGAATATTCAGTCTGTCGGGTACGTTGGAGACTGTTAGAGGGAGAGGCGTAGTAGGTCAAGAACCTGTGCTATCGAAAGCTCTACCTGCTTTTCAATATAGTAGTCACGTGAGCTTGCAAGCTCCTAGTGGTCACATGTG GGGAACATTTAGGATGGAAAGAGAAGACGGATATGCGTTCGATTGCAGAATACCACCATTCTCCTTAGAATCGAAAGCGGAGCCGTCTACGCCCAATGTAGAAATCTGA
- the LOC105196208 gene encoding bleomycin hydrolase: MVVKNPLTPEVLDQLRAKFYADSRNVLAQNVCTKTNPIEACASRKILEETHHVFTHKIETEGKPVTNQKNSGRCWLFAILNVMRTSFMKQHNLDEFEFSQAYLFFWDKVERCNYFLHNIVNTAKRSEPVEGRLVNFLLTDPTCDGGQWDMIVNLITRHGVVPKTCFPESYSCESSVRMNSLLKSKLREYAKALRDMIDNGASDDELKERISEQMTVIYRIIGICLGVPSEKITWEYYDKSKNYNCVGPITPLEFYETYVKPYYNVTDKVCLVTDPRPGNPYGKLYTVDCLGNVVNGNITRYNNQPVELLMKLCAESIKDNEPVWFGCDVNKRLIDKHGIHDIKAYNFELMFGTDIHVGLSKADRLLYGDSMMVHAMAFTAVSIDREGKIKKFRIENSWGEDHGQKGYQVVSTEWFADFVFEAVVDKKYVPADVMAVFNQDPIVLPAWDPMGTLAH; the protein is encoded by the exons ATGGTTGTTAAGA ATCCATTAACTCCCGAGGTTCTCGATCAGTTACGCGCCAAGTTTTATGCTGATAGTCGCAATGTATTGGCGCAAAATGTCTGTACGAAAACGAATCCTATCGAAGCGTGCGCCTCGAGGAAGATCCTGGAGGAGACCCACCACGTCTTCACTCATAAGATCGAGACCGAGGGCAAGCCTGTAACTAATCAGAAGAACTCTGGAAGGTGCTGGCTTTTTGCCATTCTAAATGTCATGAGAACTAGCTTCATGAAACAGCATAATCTAGATGAGTTTGAGTTTAGCCAAGCTTATCTGTTCTTCTGGGATAAG GTAGAGCGttgcaattatttcttgcaTAACATCGTGAACACCGCGAAACGTAGCGAGCCGGTCGAGGGCCGTCTGGTTAACTTTTTGTTGACCGACCCTACCTGCGATGGCGGCCAGTGGGATATGATTGTGAACCTGATAACCAGACACGGTGTCGTACCGAAGACATGTTTTCCGGAATCGTATAGTTGCGAGTCCAGCGTTCGTATGAACAGCCTGTTGAAGAGCAAACTGAGGGAATATGCCAAGGCTCTGCGGGACATGATCGACAACGGCGCATCCGATGACGAGCTAAAAGAGCGAATAAGCGAGCAGATGACGGTGATTTATCGGATAATAGGTATCTGCTTGGGAGTACCTTCGGAGAAGATTACATGGGAATATTACGATAAATCGAAGAATTACAATTGCGTGGGACCAATCACGCCGCTAGAGTTTTATGAGACCTACGTGAAACCTTATTACAATGTGACCGATAAAGTCTGCCTGGTAACCGACCCACGACCGGGTAATCCCTATGGAAAACTATACACTGTAGATTGCCTGGGGAATGTCGTAAATGGGAACATCACTCGCTACAATAATCAGCCGGTGGAATTGCTAATGAAATTATGCGCCGAGAGTATCAAAGATAATGAACCCGTTTGGTTCGGTTGTGACGTTAATAAGAGATTAATAGACAAGCACGGTATCCATGATATAAAGGCTTACAACTTTGAGCTGATGTTTGGCACCGATATTCACGTCGGACTTTCCAAAGCCGATAGACTACTTTATGGAGATTCTATGATGGTACACGCGATGGCATTTACGGCTGTTTCAATAGAT cgAGAAGGCAAGATAAAGAAGTTCCGAATAGAGAATTCGTGGGGCGAGGATCACGGGCAGAAGGGTTACCAGGTCGTGTCGACTGAGTGGTTTGCCGATTTCGTCTTCGAGGCagtcgtagataaaaaatacgTACCTGCGGACGTGATGGCCGTATTCAATCAGGATCCCATTGTTTTACCCGCTTGGGATCCCATGGGCACGCTCGCTCATTGA
- the LOC105196209 gene encoding uncharacterized protein LOC105196209, with product MDVSDMRNVPNAVMLQNIGFPKLKQEMNYRVRFIIYRNHMIFDDVTIKSHSVFRDAGHSEQFTQFIEDDEICICRFAKPVCLCEKGLNSYLVSAYIAMLSKSSVYRKSAMGVLGHFQSACDRSSDVEHSQLLLVRLRTPRKQFLDYKWSEKLMQMVVEKQETDHAMSWLSTLGGAFSALGEEFQHCAKMAGKISVKQFELAMRLDNPLLVARCRLYAALSLIQRGHFATPKYMIQRIYEFALIEKDVRLQNMCRGVWAKLQYNYKQYRQQKRFLKLKTLHISSEV from the exons ATGGACGTCAGTGACATGAGGAATGTACCCAATGCAGTAATGCTGCAAAATATAGGATTTCCTAAATTAAAGCAAGAGATGAATTATCGCGTgcgatttattatatatagaaacCATATGATTTTCGATGATGTCACCATCAAGTCACACAGTGTATTTAGAGATGCGGGACACAGTGAACAATTCACACAATTTATAGAGGATGACGAGATTTGTATATGTAGATTCGCAAAGCCAGTTTGTCTGTGCGAAAAGGGACTCAATTCCTATCTCGTCTCGGCTTATATTGCGATGCTGTCAAAGTCATCTGTCTATCGTAAGAGTGCCATGGGAGTGTTAGGACATTTTCAATCGGCATGCGACAGGTCGTCTGATGTGGAACATTCGCAGCTATTACTCGTAAGACTGCGAACACCAAGAAAGCAATTCCTGGATTACAAATG GAGCGAAAAACTAATGCAAATGGTTGTAGAGAAGCAAGAAACTGATCACGCTATGTCCTGGCTGTCCACGCTCGGAGGAGCGTTTTCTGCATTGGGGGAAGAATTTCAACACTGT GCTAAAATGGCAGGCAAAATCTCGGTGAAGCAGTTTGAATTGGCAATGCGCCTCGACAATCCTCTCCTTGTTGCCCGTTGCAGGCTGTATGCTGCTTTGAGTTTAATTCAACGTGGCCACTTTGCTACACCAAAGTACATGATACAGAGAATTTACGAATTTGCGCTTATAGAAAAGGACGTTCGTCTGCAGAACATGTGTCGGGGTGTGTGGGCCAAGTTGCAATATAATTACAAGCAATACAGACAGCAAAAGAGGTTCctgaaattaaaaactttacataTATCTTCGGAAGTTTAG
- the LOC105196210 gene encoding defensin, which produces MKIYMFILLPIVIAAVFTLPIEDKMSLESRLLANEDKSLKFAPVEEHHRARRIVCDLLDGFGVGHSVCAAYCITRGHKGGYCTTTGTCECRTEQCGQLQADNTVNEIS; this is translated from the exons ATGAAGATCTACATGTTCATCCTTTTGCCGATTGTGATTGCAGCTGTTTTTACACTTCCCATCGAag ATAAAATGTCCCTGGAGTCGCGCCTGCTGGCAAATGAAGATAAATCCTTAAAATTTGCACCTGTCGAAGAACACCATCGCGCACGTAGGATCGTCTGTGACCTTCTTGATGGTTTTGGTGTTGGTCACAGCGTTTGCGCAGCCTATTGTATTACCAGAGGACACAAAGGAGGATATTGTACTACGACTGGCACTTGTGAATGTCGCAC ggAGCAATGTGGTCAATTGCAAG cgGATAATACTGTCAACGAGATTTcttaa
- the LOC105196211 gene encoding 28S ribosomal protein S27, mitochondrial, translating to MLKTFRLGHKFCRVCRGSEDFAMRIQRRLFLSEAYRCEEAWNRRLESPLLQKIDPTTMYMQLEQKFGSVGKVSAVDVDIFINSVTERTFLDEVMRTLHNLRQSVETTNILDSTHHAVIRYFLQHEYIQELHEVLNDRLNYGIFPDNFDYNMLMDHFIKRKDYASAAKVASLVMLQEDTAHPITNALCLYSCHRYLENPENWKKPEPPVEDASTEEVKIRVKYIRNPYFDDHFDLIDPRDLVGKTLNFQGKHRADAIGRTCQLRGLILYKKYNDVLNLIKKWLETMQDKIVYEEVFELISKDNSGLQDQDADKFKLVEAQLSALKEKQNLKESFIEALENLVKAVVNKEAENDISKQCQTYLDWERKRTLVLETQIKAIDIEKRISNIKKMKKDLTTREELLTFFDNEEKIELQIEKIEEKERKEDERIHAMHKSAKKLRLLVATESYIPPDIKSKDKKSVK from the exons ATGCTGAAAACGTTCAGACTTGGTCACAAATTTTGTCGGGTCTGTCGCGGATCTGAGGATTTTGCGATGCGAATACAGAGGAGGCTATTCTTGTCGGAAGCGTATCGCTGTGAGGAGGCATGGAACCGCAGACTGGAGTCACCACTGTTGCAGAAGATCGACCCGACGACGATGTATATGCAGCTGGAGCAGAAGTTCGGGAGCGTCGGAAAGGTGAGCGCCGTCGACGTCGACATCTTCATCAACAGCGTCACCGAGCGCACGTTCCTCGACGAGGTAATGAGGACCTTGCATAATCTCAGGCAGTCCGTGGAAACGACGAATATCCTTGATTCCACGCACCACGCCGTGATACGCTACTTCCTGCAACATGAGTACATTCAAGAGCTGCACGAGGTATTGAACGACAGACTCAATTATGGCATCTTCCCTGATAACTTCGATTACAACATGCTCATGGACCATTTCATCAAGAGGAAGGATTACGCTTCTGCCGCTAAGGTGGCAAGTTTGGTTATGTTGCAGGAAGATACGGCTCATCCTATCACCAATGCATTATGTTTATACTCGTGCCATAGATATTTGGAAAATCCTGAAAATTGGAAGAAACCAGAGCCTCCGGTAGAGGATGCCTCTACAGAGGAAGTAAAGAtacgtgtaaaatatataagaaatccATACTTTGATGACCATTTTGATCTCATCGATCCAAGAGATCTTGTTGGTAAGACCCTGAACTTTCAGGGAAAGCATAGGGCAGATGCTATAGGGAGAACTTGTCAATTGAGAGGCTTAATTTTGTACAAGAAGTACAATGATGTATTAAACTTGATAAAGAAGTGGTTAGAGACAATGCAAGACAAGATAGTTTATGAAGAAGTATTTGAATTAATATCGAAAGATAACAGTGGACTTCAGGATCAAGATGCTGATAAGTTTAAACTTGTAGAGGCCCAATTATCTGCGTTGAAGGAGAAACAAAATCTTAAAGAAAGTTTTATCGAAGCATTAGAGAATCTTGTGAAAGCAGTTGTAAACAAGGAAGCTGAAAATGATATATCTAAACAATGCCAG ACTTATCTTGATTGGGAGCGTAAGAGAACTTTGGTATTAGAAACACAAATAAAAGCGAtagatatagaaaaaagaattagtaatataaaaaagatgaagaaGGATTTGACAACTAGAGAGGAACTTTTAACATTctttgataacgaggaaaaaaTTGAATTGCAAATAGAGAAGATAGAAGAGAAGGAACGCAAAGAAGATGAACGTATCCATGCCATGCACAAGAGTGCAAAGAAATTGAGACTGTTAGTTGCTACGGAGTCCTATATACCACCagatattaaaagtaaagataaaaagagtgtaaaataa
- the LOC105196212 gene encoding coiled-coil domain-containing protein 22 homolog encodes MEEIDNIIIHSLRQIGCDIEESITNLSGFNTELVVEATVRCLEAIRPGLGLSTVLPVNMAARFRLGATLAQTCTELGYRGDIGYQTFLYNSEADLRRVFMFLIEKLPKESEKTINESISKVALLEKSVASSISQGLSVPWLPHYCHTKGFRNRGRASIPYTPVNIEVPIANVEDDYKDYCMRYLQPVPEQMQDISCFLPSMISYNARALNTSPIDIMERINWLNSQHSEKIAYSNAHNIVKEFSKFSAENKTQTSMESQVKPESAIHPVLPEQETLKNEAKQEVETEKIKTECESLRINIEELQNEIKKLTTRLAQVAVTNQNEEKELRISEEQKKIKAKAYELLQDGPENIKKLESAIEASTSKLINLANQWEKHRVPLIMKYRQEREKHSTKANASQKKLDEIKLLKEKEKELQEECRNKDQQYSQLVAEVQKLPKEVNRSAYTQRILEIINNVRKQRDEISKVLVDTREIQKEINTLTGRLERSFTVVDELIFRDARINEASRKAYKLLATLHSDCNELVSLVEETGATIREIRDLEEQIDSESAKNVGANLERITADLKQMKQETAALTAQLQSKTS; translated from the exons ATGGAGGAGATCGACAATATAATAATTCACTCGTTGCGACAAATAGGCTG TGACATTGAAGAGAGCATAACGAATCTAAGTGGCTTTAACACTGAATTAGTTGTGGAAGCTACTGTAAGATGCTTAGAAGCAATAAGGCCGGGTCTAGGCTTGTCCACTGTACTACCTGTGAATATGGCAGCGCGCTTTCGACTGGGCGCTACTCTCGCCCAAACATGCAcg GAACTTGGGTACAGAGGTGACATTGGCTATCAGACATTCTTGTACAACTCAGAAGCAGATCTGCGAAGGGTGTTCATGTTTCTCATTGAAAAACTGCCAAAGGAAAGTGAGAAAACAATAAATGAGTCTATTAGTAAGGTTGCTTTGTTGGAGAAATCAGTAGCATCTTCAATATCTCAAGGACTCTCTGTACCATGGTTACCGCACTATTGCCATACAAAAGGATTCAGAAATAGAGGAAGAGCGAGTATCCCTTACACACCTGTAAATATTGAAGTACCAATAGCAAATGTGGAAGATG ATTATAAAGATTACTGTATGCGCTATTTACAACCAGTGCCTGAACAAATGCAAGACATTTCATGCTTTTTACCTTCCATGATATCGTATAATGCGAGAGCGCTCAATACTTCTCCAATAGATATTATGGAGCGCATAAACTGGCTTAACAGCCAGCACTCTGAAAAAATTGCTTATTCTAATGCACATAATATTGTCAAAGAATTTAGCAAGTTCTCAGCAGAGAACAAGACACAAACTTCAATG GAATCTCAGGTGAAACCAGAGTCTGCGATACATCCAGTGCTTCCAGagcaagaaacattaaaaaacgaAGCAAAACAGGAAGTTGAAACGGAAAAGATAAAAACGGAATGCGAAAGTCTTAGAATAAATATAGAAGAATTGCAAAACGAGATTAAAAAACTGACCACTAGATTAGCACAAGTGGCGGTAACCAATCAGAACGAAGAGAAGGAATTAAGAATTAGtgaggaacaaaaaaaaatcaaggcaAAAGCATACGAGTTGCTTCAAGATGGACCAGAGAATATAAAGAAATTGGAATCTGCGATTGAAGCCAGTACAagcaaattgattaatttagCAAATCAGTGGGAAAAGCATAGGGTACCTTTAATCATGAAGTATAGGCAAGAAAGGGAGAAGCATTCCACAAAAGca aaTGCGAGTCAAAAGAAGTTAGACgagataaaattgttaaaagaaaaagagaaggaacTTCAAGAGGAATGTCGAAATAAGGATCAACAATATTCACAGTTGGTCGCGGAAGTTCAGAAACTTCCGAAGGAGGTGAATAGGTCCGCATACACTCAACGAAttctagaaataataaataacgtcAGAAAACAGAGAGATGAGATAAGCAAGGTTCTGGTGGATACCCGTGAGATTCAAAAGGAAATTAATACGCTTACCGGGAGATTGGAGAGATCTTTCACTGTTGTAGACGAACTGATATTTAGAGACGCGAGAATAAACGAAGCTTCGCGGAAAGCTTATAAATTATTAGCGACGTTACATTCGGACTGCAATGAACTCGTGAGTTTAGTCGAGGAAACAGGTGCGACAATACGAGAAATTAGAGATTTAGAGGAACAG ATCGATTCTGAGTCGGCTAAGAATGTCGGCGCTAATCTGGAAAGAATAACTGCCGATTTGAAACAGATGAAGCAAGAAACCGCTGCATTAACCGCACAACTCCAGAGTAAAACCTCGTGA